GAATTTTGGTAGTGGCTGCTGTGACCATCTCCCAGCATATGCCAAGAATGGAACTTTCTCAGGATTCTTCATGGCTCATGGAAGAAAACATATAAGAGCATGCAGATCCTGTGTATCTATGGCAGGGAACATTAGCTCCCTGCTCAGTCTCCATGGAACCACAGGAGTGTATCATTTTGGTTTGGCCTGAGCATGAGAAAACATCAAAAGTGTTTCCTGTTCTGTTAGACCACCATTTTCTCAGACCTCTGGCTGGAAGAAGCAGGCTTTTCTTTGTgctctttttgtctgtgcccatCAGTGCAGGATTGTAGGTTTCTTCAGCACCCAGTCTAGGATATAGAATAGCCTTGGAATTCCATACTGTGTCATTTCTTAAGTCCTGAAGtccactttctttccattttgtagTCTTtgtatatttgttaattttttttgttgttttgtttttttctctaggGATTTTTAATTGTAAGAGGGAAGGTGGGAGGAAAGGGGTTACTACTCCACCTTGACTGGCCCCGGAAATAATTCCTGTTTTATAAACAGCATGGATGAGGAGAGAATCTGTCTGTGTGcatgaattatttaatatttggaaACATGACCagaaacaatagaataaaatacataacaaaacatgggccaagcacagtggctcatacctgtaatcccagcactgtgggaggtcaaggcgggaggatcgcttgagctcaggagtttaagatcagcctgggcaatgtagcaagaccctgtctccactaaatataaaaaaaattaacaggacaTGGTGGCATATCCCTATAGTCCCACctagtagggaggctgaagtgggaggatcacttgagcctaggagttcaaggctgcagtgagctatgatcacaccactgcactccagcctgggtgacatagcaataccctatctcaaaaaccaaaaccaaaatcaaaatatCAGTATAAGTTCTTCTCCATGAGAAATGTAAGATTTAtagtatattttcaatttttctcattttaggatattttaaagTTGATCACATCAAAGGGATctgggaaaaacaagaaaaacctcTGTGGCAAGAAATATTCATCAATGATGCTGACAAAACATTGAGTAAAGAAGGACAGAAAGTTTTAGAAAAACCATTTAATCTGGAAATAGCTCCAGAGTTCTCAGAAAAAATATCCTGTAAATGTGACTCACGTAGAATGAATTTGCCAATTGCTTCTGAATTAATTAtaagtgagagaaaatattcaagaaagaAGACTGAATACATGAATGTGTGTGAGAAATTGCAGCTTGATATTAAGCATGAGAAAGCTCATGCTGGAGAGAAATCTTATGAACATGGTGAAAATGCGAAAGCTTTCAGTTATAAGAAAGATCAGCATTGGAAATTTCAAACTTTGGAGGAATCTTTTGAATGTGATGGATCTGGACAAGGTTTACATGATAAGACAATTTGTATTACACCTCAGAGTTTTCTAACAGGAGAAAAGTCCTGTAAGGATGATGAATTTAGAAAAAACTTTGATAAAACCACTTTATTTAACCACATGAGAACTGCCACAAGGGGGAAATGCTCTGATCTTAATGAATATGGGACATCCTGTGACAAAACCACTGCTGTTGAATACAATAAAGTTCACATGGCTATGACACACTATGAGTGTAATGAAAGGGGGATTAATTTCAGTAGGAAGTCACCCCTCACTCAATCTCAGAGAACTATTATGGGATGGAGTGCTTTTGAAAGCAATAATTGTGAAGAAAATTTTAGCCAGAGCTCAGCCCATATAGTACATCAGAAAACACAAGCTGGAGATAAATTTGGTGAACATAATGAATGTACAAATGCCCTCTACCAGAAATTAGACTTTACAGCACATCAGAGGATTCATACACAAGATAAATTCTACCTTTTGGATGAACATGGGAAATGCAGAAAATCCTTTTACCAGAAAGCACACCTCATTCAGCATCAGAGGCCCCACTCAGGAGAGAAAACTTACCAATATGAGGAATGTGCAAAATCCTTTTGTTCAAGTTCACTTCCTATTCAGCATCCTGGAACTTATGTGGGATTCAGACtttatgaatgtaatgaatgcGGGAAAGCTTTCTGTCAGAATTCAAACCTCAGTAAACATCTGAGAATTCACACAAAAGAGAAACCTTGTGATAACAATGGCTGTGGGAGATCTTACAAGTCACCCCTCATAGGACAGCAGAAAACAGATGCAGAGATGGAACTCTGTGGTGGCAGTGAATATGGGAAGACATCACATCTCAAAGGACATCAGAGAATTCTCATGggggagaaaccctatgaatgtattGAATGTGGGAAAACTTTCTCCAAGACATCACATCTCAGAgcacatcagagaattcacacaggtgaaaaaccctatgaatgcgTTGAATGTGAGAAAACTTTCTCTTACAAGACACACCTCAGTGTACATCAGAGAGttcacacaggggagaaaccctATGAGTGTAATGACTGTGGGAAATCTTTTACCTATAACTCAGCCCTGAGAGCACATCAAAGAATTCACACAGGTGAGAAGCCCTATGAATGCAGTGACTGTGAGAAAACTTTTGCCCATAATTCAGCCCTCAGAGCACATCATAGAATTCACACGGGggagaaaccttatgaatgtaatgaatgtggaaggtCTTTTGCCCATATTTCTGTTCTCAAGGCACATCAAAGAAttcacacaggggagaaaccctatgaatgtagtGAATGTGGGAGATCTTTCACCTACAATTCAGCCCTGAGAgcacatcagagaattcacacaggtagaaaaccctatgaatgtagtGACTGTGAGAAAACTTTTGCCCATAATTCAGCCCTCAAAatacatcagagaattcacacgggggagaaaccctatgaatgtaatgaatgtgagaAAACGTTTGCCCATAATTCAGCCCTTAGAGCACATCAGAACATCCACACAGGGGAGAAACTCTATGAATGTAGTGAATGTGGAAAAACTTTTTTCCAGAAGACACGCCTCAGTACACATCGGAGAAttcacacaggggagaaaccctatgaatgtagcAAGTGTGGGAAAACTTTCTCCCAGAAATCATACCTCAGTGGACATGAGAGAATTCACACAGGGGAAAAACCGTATGAATGTAACATATGTGGGAAAACTTTTGTCTATAAGGCAGCCCTCATAGTGCATCAAAGAAttcacacaggggagaaaccctatgaatgtaatgaatgtgggaaaactTTCTCCCAAAGAACACACCTCTGTgcacatcagagaattcatactggggaAAAACCCTATgagtgtaatgaatgtgggaaaacgTTTGCTGATAATTCAGCCCTCAGGGCACATCACAGGAttcacacaggggagaaaccctatgaatgtaatgaatgtgggaagaCTTTCTCCAAGACATCACATCTCAGAGCACATCTTAGAACTCGCTCaggggagaaaccctatgaatgtagtgaatgtgggaaaaccttcTCTGAGAAGTCGTATGTTAGTGCACATCAGAGAGTTCATACAGGGGAGAAACCCTACGAATGTAATGTATGTGGGAAGCCATTTGCCCACAATTCAACCCTCAGAGTACATCAAAGAATTCACACAGGGGAGAAATCCTACGAATGTAATGATTGTGGGAAAATGTTCTCCCAGAAATCACACCTTAGTGCACACCAGAGAAttcacacaggggagaaaccctatgagtgtaatgaatgtgggaaagcttttGCCCAGAATTCAACTCTCAGAGTACACCAGAGAAttcacacaggggagaaaccctatgaatgtgaTGAATGTGGGAAAACTTTTGTCCGTAAGGCAGCTCTTAGGGTACATCACACCAGAATGCATACCAGAGAGAAAACCCTAGCATGTAATGGATTTGGGAAGTCCTAAGGGAATGCATACCTTACCACGTAACACATAGTGCAGAAACTCATGTGACATAGGCTGGGAACTTGTTTCCCTtatccattttcctttttcattaggCTCATAGCTTGTCAAAAAATCCCAATATGCCATTTATTCAGGTGGGGCTGACCATGGGATGTGGTGCTAatgatatatattacatttactcTTGGCCCTTAAAAAAAACCACCTCACAGTCTTCCTGGTTCATAAGATGGATTTGGAGGTTATTTCTGCAGCAAACTTGGGTCCTGTGTGTTAAAAACCATAGAGCACAAGGTCAAGGACGCTAGAGTCTGAAAAACGAACAGAATTCACTTCCAGGTCTTCaccagggttttgtttttgttgctttaaagCAAGAGTTAAGTTTATAGTCTGTTAAGCTCTTACAAATTTGGCTAATTAGTTAAATGGATATAGTTTAGCTTAAACTTTCCGTTAGAGTGAGATGAAACCCTATGAGTAtaatcagttttaaaaaaactaatcagTTTATTGTGCATCAGAGACGTCACATGAAGAAGAAAACTTGTCAACATCCAGGATGATCAGGAGCcttcattaaaacaaattttagggAAAACCACAAAAGCCTTCTTAAAGTGAATTGCATTAAAcatcaattataataaaatttcatattttgaataaatgacatttttcctaggtatttttttctgaggAAATATGTCAGTTTTAGAATTGGAGATAAAATATTCACCTAGAACTGATGTACCAAGCTTCTGTTTTGTAATATCAAAAATTTTATAGaacatatataagaaaatatttacctATAGAAAAACTCACTGTAGAATGTGAagttaaaaatggaataatttgaATTCTATGGAGAATATGAATAAATGTGAATAGTCCGAGCTCTGTGGAAGATCTTTTAGTCTGTATATAAACGTTATAACTCACTGGTGAGTTCTAGTGGGCGCCAACAGCCAAATCTGCACTGGGCATGTTCACTTCCTTTTCTGAGTGACTGTGTCCTCTGTTGGCTTCCCTCAATGCTGT
The nucleotide sequence above comes from Pongo pygmaeus isolate AG05252 chromosome 13, NHGRI_mPonPyg2-v2.0_pri, whole genome shotgun sequence. Encoded proteins:
- the LOC129044590 gene encoding zinc finger protein 658, producing MNMYQASVSFQDVTVEFTQEEWQHLGPVERTLYRDVMLENYSHLVSVGYCITKPKVISKLEKGEEPWSLEDEFLNQRYPGYFKVDHIKGIWEKQEKPLWQEIFINDADKTLSKEGQKVLEKPFNLEIAPEFSEKISCKCDSRRMNLPIASELIISERKYSRKKTEYMNVCEKLQLDIKHEKAHAGEKSYEHGENAKAFSYKKDQHWKFQTLEESFECDGSGQGLHDKTICITPQSFLTGEKSCKDDEFRKNFDKTTLFNHMRTATRGKCSDLNEYGTSCDKTTAVEYNKVHMAMTHYECNERGINFSRKSPLTQSQRTIMGWSAFESNNCEENFSQSSAHIVHQKTQAGDKFGEHNECTNALYQKLDFTAHQRIHTQDKFYLLDEHGKCRKSFYQKAHLIQHQRPHSGEKTYQYEECAKSFCSSSLPIQHPGTYVGFRLYECNECGKAFCQNSNLSKHLRIHTKEKPCDNNGCGRSYKSPLIGQQKTDAEMELCGGSEYGKTSHLKGHQRILMGEKPYECIECGKTFSKTSHLRAHQRIHTGEKPYECVECEKTFSYKTHLSVHQRVHTGEKPYECNDCGKSFTYNSALRAHQRIHTGEKPYECSDCEKTFAHNSALRAHHRIHTGEKPYECNECGRSFAHISVLKAHQRIHTGEKPYECSECGRSFTYNSALRAHQRIHTGRKPYECSDCEKTFAHNSALKIHQRIHTGEKPYECNECEKTFAHNSALRAHQNIHTGEKLYECSECGKTFFQKTRLSTHRRIHTGEKPYECSKCGKTFSQKSYLSGHERIHTGEKPYECNICGKTFVYKAALIVHQRIHTGEKPYECNECGKTFSQRTHLCAHQRIHTGEKPYECNECGKTFADNSALRAHHRIHTGEKPYECNECGKTFSKTSHLRAHLRTRSGEKPYECSECGKTFSEKSYVSAHQRVHTGEKPYECNVCGKPFAHNSTLRVHQRIHTGEKSYECNDCGKMFSQKSHLSAHQRIHTGEKPYECNECGKAFAQNSTLRVHQRIHTGEKPYECDECGKTFVRKAALRVHHTRMHTREKTLACNGFGKS